A stretch of Eschrichtius robustus isolate mEscRob2 chromosome 6, mEscRob2.pri, whole genome shotgun sequence DNA encodes these proteins:
- the NDUFB4 gene encoding NADH dehydrogenase [ubiquinone] 1 beta subcomplex subunit 4 encodes MSFPKYKPSRLATLPTTLDPAEYNISPETRKAQAERLAIRSRLKREYLLQYNDPSRRGVIEDPALIRWTYARSANVYPNFRPTPKTSLLGALFGIGPLLFWYYVFKTDRDRKEKLIREGKLDRTFNISY; translated from the exons ATGTCGTTCCCCAAGTACAAGCCGTCGCGCCTGGCCACCCTGCCCACTACCCTCGACCCAGCTGAATACAACATATCTCCGGAAACCCGGAAGGCACAAGCCGAGCGTTTGGCTATAAGATCCCGGCTTAAACGGGAGTATCTGCTTCAGTACAACGACCCCAGCCGTCGTGGGGTCATC gAAGATCCTGCCTTGATTCGTTGGACCTATGCAAGATCAGCAAATGTCTATCCCAATTTCAGACCCACTCCCAAGACCTCACTTTTAGGAGCTCTGTTTGGAATTGGGCCCCTCCTCTTCTGGTATTATGTTTTCAAAACCGACAGA GATAGGAAAGAAAAACTTATCCGGGAAGGAAAATTGGATCGAACATTTAACATCTCATATTAA